The Lacticaseibacillus pabuli region TTAATATCATCATCAAGCCAAGGGTCAGCGCGCCAGTTTCATGACCGCGTCGCGCAGGAAGGCCTTGGCCCCATCAATGTTTTGCATGTCGCTGGAGGCCAAGGCTTCCTTTGACAGACCAATCAGGGCGTTCGCCATGAACTTGCTCATGATTGGCGGCGAGATTGACTGGCGAATTGCCGCGACCAGCGGATCATTCGTTTCATGCACCGGGTCGGCGGCGGCGTTTAAGTAATCGGCGACCAGGCGGACGAATTCACCGTAGAACTTGCCTTGCGTTTCCGGCAACAGGTGCCGAATCAGGGCGCGGTTGTCGTCAAAGAAGTCGCAAAACTGGCCAACCAAATCCGTGTTGTCGGCGGCAGCCAAATCCGCGAAGATGCGGCTGATGAGCGCCAAAGCCAGCTCAACCTTGCTCGGAAAGTAGCGGTAAAACGTCGTGCGGTTCACGAGCGCCGCCTTGCAAATGGCATCCACGGTGATGTCATCGAAGTTTTGTTTTTGGAGCAGCCCCTGAAAGGCCGCGATGATGTCGCGTTTGGTGCGTTCAACTTGTCCCATCTGGACCGCCTCCACAGTTTAAATAATAAGGAGAATTGTTATGTCTAATTCAGAATCTATCGTTGTTGTTACCGGTGCATCCTCTGGTTTAGGACGCGCAACCGCCTCTAGTTTAGCATCAATGGGCTACCATGTTATTGCCGGCGTGCTCAATATCGACGAAGCACGGGCCATCAATGAGTCACACATCGAGCCTTTTGTGCTTGATATTACCAAGGATGCAGATATCCAGCACCTGGCGCACCGTCTGGCAAACGACGAACGCCACCGCCCATTGCGCGCGTTGGTCAACAATGCCGGCATTGAGTTTAACGCCCCATTCGAACTGCTGAAAGTGAGCGAATGGCGCAAGCAGTTCGACGTGAACCTGTTTGGCCAGGTGTCCCTAACGCAAGCCCTGTTGCCGGCTTTGCGCGCCAGCAAGGGCACCATCGTCAATATCACTTCAGTCGGCGGTAAGCTCGCGATGGCGAACTACTCGGCGTACGCGGCCACTAAGTTTGCGTTCGAAGCGATGAGTGATTCGCTGCGCCGCGAAGTTAAAGCGCAGGGGATCAAGGTAGTCGTCGTTGAGCCGGGCGGTATTCAGACCAAGATGGCGGGTTATAGTGGCGACTTGTCACTCAACTTTGCCAAGAAGATGTCACCTGAATATCAGAAGCTATACGGTGATATGGTCCATGGCGCCGTGGCATCGCAGTCGAACTTTCTGAAGCATGCGATGACTGCGGAGAAGGCTGGGGCGAAGGTGGCTAGTGTCGCCGTCAGCAATCGTCCGCGGACTCGTTACGCCTTAGGTTCTGACGCGCACATGTCGATTCCAATGGCACGCTGGGTCCCGACGCGCCTACTTGATTGGGCACTCGCGATGAGCCGGCGCAATGCTTAAACTTGATCTGCGTCAAGCTGGTGATGACCATAGCGGGATATAATGTAGTCATCGAGACGTGAAGGAGCGATGGCTGTGGATATCAAGGAAGCGGAAGACTGTGTGCGGCTGGTGCCGATTTTCGCAGGAATGGCAGAGCCGGCTGTTCGTCAAATCGCGGGGCTCGTGCGTGATCACGACTATGCCGCACGTGAGTTCCTGTTCAATGCTGGTGAGGACGCCGACCGGCTGTTCATCATTGCACGCGGCCAGGTGAAGGTCACCTCGGATACGGCGAGCGGTCGTGAGCAGATGCTGCGACTGTTGACGCCGGGCGATTTCGACGGTGAGGCGGTGCTGTTTAACGCGGGTGCCTACACCACGACGGCTGAAGCCCTGATGCCGGTGCAGGCTTGTACGATTAGCCGTGCTGATTTTCAAGGTTTGCTACAAGCACAGCCCGCACTGGCGCTCAACGTGCTCAATGCGTTAGGCCAACGGGTCGTGTCCTTGGAAACCCAGGCCGCGGCGGTGACTGCCAGTAGTGTGGGTGAGCGGCTGGCGA contains the following coding sequences:
- a CDS encoding TetR/AcrR family transcriptional regulator, translating into MGQVERTKRDIIAAFQGLLQKQNFDDITVDAICKAALVNRTTFYRYFPSKVELALALISRIFADLAAADNTDLVGQFCDFFDDNRALIRHLLPETQGKFYGEFVRLVADYLNAAADPVHETNDPLVAAIRQSISPPIMSKFMANALIGLSKEALASSDMQNIDGAKAFLRDAVMKLAR
- a CDS encoding SDR family NAD(P)-dependent oxidoreductase, with product MSNSESIVVVTGASSGLGRATASSLASMGYHVIAGVLNIDEARAINESHIEPFVLDITKDADIQHLAHRLANDERHRPLRALVNNAGIEFNAPFELLKVSEWRKQFDVNLFGQVSLTQALLPALRASKGTIVNITSVGGKLAMANYSAYAATKFAFEAMSDSLRREVKAQGIKVVVVEPGGIQTKMAGYSGDLSLNFAKKMSPEYQKLYGDMVHGAVASQSNFLKHAMTAEKAGAKVASVAVSNRPRTRYALGSDAHMSIPMARWVPTRLLDWALAMSRRNA
- a CDS encoding Crp/Fnr family transcriptional regulator, coding for MDIKEAEDCVRLVPIFAGMAEPAVRQIAGLVRDHDYAAREFLFNAGEDADRLFIIARGQVKVTSDTASGREQMLRLLTPGDFDGEAVLFNAGAYTTTAEALMPVQACTISRADFQGLLQAQPALALNVLNALGQRVVSLETQAAAVTASSVGERLANYLVETAATLGGDVFTLPLRKKDLAAYLGTSPETVSRRLRTFEDAGYLTQPRRGQIKLLDADGLLLASQK